The DNA window TCGAGGAGCAGGCGCTGTTCGTCCTCCTCCAGGCGGGCGATGTCCGTGGCGGTCACCGGGCCGCCTCGATCCGTACCGTGCGGCCCTCGTCCGCCGACACCCGCGCCGCCTCCAGCACGCGCAGCGTCGCCGCCGCCTCCCGCGCCGTCACCGGCGGCTCGCCGCCCGTGCGCAGGGCGGCCTCGATCGCCGCGTAGTAGGCGGGGTAGTCGCCCGGCAGGGTGGGGACGGGGTCGCCGCCGCCCGTCTGCGGGGACTCGCCCGCGCCGAGGCGGCCCCAGAGGCACTCGGGCTCGACGCCCCAGTCGGTGCGCCCGGAGCCGGGGCGCAGGCCTTCCCGGAGCGCCGCCTCCTGCGGGTCGAGGCCGTACTTCACGTAGCCGGCCGCGCTGCCCAGCACCCGGAAGCGCGGGCCGAGCTGGGCGGTGGTGGCGCTGACCCACAGGTGGGAGCGGACGCCGCTCGTGTGCGTCACGGCGATGAACGTGTCGTCGTCGGCCTCGGCGCCGGGGCGGCGGACGTCGACCTCGGCGTAGACGGAGGCGGCGGGGCCGAAGAGGGTGAGGGCCTGGTCCACGACGTGGCTGCCCAGGTCGTAGAGGAGGCCGCCGATCTCCGCCGGGTCGCCGGACTCGCGCCAGCCGCCCTTCGGCTGCGGCCGCCAGCGCTCGAAGCGGGACTCGAAGCGCAGGACGCCACCGAGGGCGCCGTCGGCCAGGAGCCGCTGCACGGTGCGGAAGTCGTTGTCCCAGCGGCGGTTCTGGAAGGCGCTGAGCAGCAGGCCGCGCTCCTCCGCGAGGTCCGCGAGCGCTTCCGCCTCGGCGGCGGTCGCGGCGAGCGGCTTGTCGACCACGACCGGGAGGCCGGCTTCGAGGGCGGTGCGCGCCAGTGGCACGTGGGTGCGGTTGGGGGAGGCGATGACGACGAGGTCGAGCTCTCCGGCGCGCGCGAAGAGCGCCTCGCTGTCGGCGACCGTCCGCACTCCGGGGTGCTCGGCGGCGGCCTGGCGCTGCCGGTCGGGGTTGCCGGTGACGACCGTGTCGAGGACGAGGCCGTCCGTGGCGGCGATGAGCGGGGCGTGGAAGACGGAGCCCGCGAGGCCGTAGCCGATCAGGCCCACCCGGAAGTTCTTGTGCGGGGTCCCGCCGTCACTGTTCATACGGTCGATGCCGTCCGTGTCATCCATGCCATCCATGCACTCCACTTTGGCAACGCTGTTGCGAAACCGCAAGCGGCGGCGACAATGGACCTGTGAACCGCTCGCTCGCCCCCGGCGCCAACCTCACCGCCCTCCGTGACCACAACACCGCCCTCGTCCTCGGGCTGCTGCGCGACGCCGGCCCGGACGGCGCTAGCCGGGCCGAGCTGGCGGACCGTACGGGGCTCACCCCGCAGGCGGTCAGCAAGATCACCGGGCGGCTGCGGGTCGCGGGGCTGGCCGCCGAGGCGGGCCGCCGGGCGTCCACGGGCGGCAAGCCCGCCACGGCCCTGCGCCTGCTGCCCGAGGCGGCGCACGCGATCGGCGTGCACCTGGAGCGCGACGCCCTGACGGTCACCCTCGTCGACCTGGCCGGGGCCGAGGCCGCGACCCGTACGTCCCCCCTCGACCTCGGGGCGGGCGCGGAGGCGGTCCTGGACGCGATCGCGGCGGAGGTCGCGCGCGTACGGGCCGGGGCCGGCGGCTCCCTCCTCGGCGTCCTCGGCGCCGGGGTCGCCCTCCCCGGCCCCCTCGACCACCGCACCGGCGTCCTGCAGCGCGTCACCGGCCTGCCCCAGTGGGACGGGTTCCCGCTGCGGGACGCGCTCGCCGAGCGGCTCGGGATGCCCGTCGTGGTCGACAAGGACACCAACGCCGCCGCGCTCGGCCTCGTGCTCCGCGGCTGCGGCGGCCACCCGGGCCCGGGGGCGGCCGGCTCCTTCGCCTACCTGCACCTCGGCACCGGCCTGGGCGCCGGCCTCGTGCTGGGCGGCGAGGTGCACCGGGGCGCGCGGACCGGCGCGGGCGAGTTCGGCCACCAGGTGCTCCAACTGGACGGGCCGCCGTGCCGCTGCGGCAACCGCGGCTGCATCGAGGTGCTGTGCCTGGACGCGGTCGCCCGGGGCGACACCGCGGAGGCGGCCCGGCTGCTCGGCACCGGCGCCGCCAACCTCGTACGGCTGCTGGACATCGACCTCGTCCTGCTCGGGGGCGGGGTGCTGCTGAACGCCCCCGGCGCCTACGCGGCCGGGGTGCGGGAGGTGCTCGGCGGCGCGCCGCCGGTGGGCGTCGTCCCGGCCGGGGAGCGCACCGTCGTGGAAGGGGCCGCGGAGCTCGTCCTGGCGTCGCTGTTCGGCAGGGGAGGGCGGGACCGTCACCGGGCCCTGGAGGAGGCCGGCCTCAGGGGCCCGTCCGGCCTCGCGGGTCCGTCCGGGCTTACGGGTCCGTCCGGGCCTACGGGTCCGTCCGGGCCCACGGGCTCGTGAGGCCTCGCCACCCTGCCCGGCCTCAGCACCCCGTCAGGCCTCGCCGCCCCCTCCGCCCTCACGGCCCCGTCCCCAGGAACCGCTCGACCTTGAGCGAGGCGAACCCGCCGGCCGGCGCCTCCCCCAGCTCCGACGCGTCGTCGCCCTCCTCGATCCTCGTGCTCGTGCCCGTCTGGCCGGGGCCGCTGTAGAGGGTGACCACCCACCGCGGCCGCGGGCCCTTGCGCGGCCTGCCGCGCCGCTCCGGCACCAGCACGGACCGGACGGGCCCGGCGTGCTCGTACGTACCGGGGCCGAACTCCTGCCACCGGCCCCGGAAGTGGGGCGCCGAGAAGAGCGCGGGCAGGTCCTTGCCGGGGTAGTGCCCCAGGAGGGGCTCCAGCAGATCGCCGACCAGGGGCAGGCCGGCCAGGCTCTTGAGGGGGTTCCTCCGGTACGTCTCGGCGTCGTCCCCGCTTCGTGGGGCCGGCGTCCCCCGGCCGCCTCGCTCCTCCGTCACCGTTACTCCGCCACCTCCGTGCGGGCCACCCACTCGTAGACCGGCAGCCGGCCCTCGGCCGTGTCCCACTGCCGTGACGTGGCCCTGAAATGTTCGTAACCGCCCCGGAAGGGGACCTTCACTTCCTCGCCCGGCGCCGCGGTCGGGACGATGTGCTCCGGGATGCCTTCCGGCCCGCCCTGGAGGACGCATTTGTCAGCAGTGGCCATGTCCCGATCCTGACCGCGCGGCACCCGGGTGGCACGGCCCGGCGCACCGGCGCCACTCGGATGACACGAAAATAGGCTCATCGGGCGGTATGTGACGGCTGGTCGGGGGTACGTGGCCGCGCCGGGCCGGGGACCGCCGCCGGGCGGTGGGAGGTTCGGGACAGCAACAGGACCCACGACCCGTCAACCGGGCCCACGGCACGAACCCGCCGGCCGGCCCCACGACCCCCACCGCAAAGGTCCCGCGATGCCCAAGCCCCGTGTGCTCGTCCTCGGCGCCACCGCGCTCGCGATCTTCTCCACGGCCGCACCCGCACCCGCCTCCCCGGCGGGCGGGACCGCCGTCCGCTCCCACTGCGCCTCGCCCGGTACGCCGGACTTCCCCATCGCCGCGCGGCTGAGCGGCGGCCCGGAGACGTACGAGCGCGGCGCCCCGCCCCGCTCCTGGCGGCTGGAACTGCGCAACGACTCCGGCACCGAGTGCCGGGCCGTGCACCCCGTCGCGGTCCTCGCCGACCGCGGCCGCGCGCTCGCCCCCGGCGACATCCGCCTCGACTTCTACGACCCGGGGGCGGCGCGCTGGCGCCCCGTGCGGTTCGAGCGGACCGACGAGGCGGAGAACGTAGGCGTCTTCGACGGGGGCAAGGCCCCCGGCCGCGCCGAGCGCGCCCACCGCGCCGCCCGGGTCCCCGCGTTCCCCGGCTTCTCCGTCCCCGCGCACGGGAGCGTGCCCGTACGCGTACGCCTGGGTTTCGCCAAGAACGCCCCCGAGGGCCCCGTGACGGCCAACGTCACCGCCGTGCAGCGGCGCGGCGACGACGGCGACTGGGTGGGGGAGTCCAACGACTACACGTTCGGCATCGGCAAGGCCCCCGGCCGTGCCGCCCCCGGCAAGAAGCGGGGAGCCGACGACGGCGAACAGCCGATCCTCGCCGACACGGGCTCCCAGCGCCCCCTGCTCGCCATCGCCGCGGCGGCCGGCGCCCTGCTCCTCGCCGGGGCGTCCCTCGTCGTCGGAGCACGCCGCTCGGGGCGCTGAGGCCGGGCGCCGGGCCGCCCGGGCGGCAGCGCTCCAGCCGCCCGCCCGGGCGGTGCCGGAGACTCCGCCGCGCGGCGGGGGTGCGAGGATGCGCGCCGTGAAGCACACGGACGACGACCCTCCCCGGCCCCTGCCCGGTGCCCCCGTCCGGGACGGCATCCCCGAGCACGGCCGGATCCCCAAGTACTACGCGGTCAAGACGCAGGTGGCCGCCCTGCTGGACAGCCTCGGCGAAGGCGGCCCGCTGCCCACGGAACGCGACCTCGCCGTCCGCTTCGAGGTCTCGCGCGAGACCGTGCGGCAGGCGCTGCGCGAACTCCTCCTGGAGGGCCGGCTGCGCCGCTCGGGGCGCGGCACGGTCGTCGCGGGCCCCAAGCTCGAACAGCCGCTGGCCCTCGCCAGCTACACGGAGGGCGTACGGCGCCAGGGGCGCCGGCCGGGACGCTCCCTGATCGGCCTCGACCGCTTCCCGTGCCCGGCCGCGCTCGCGCCCGACGTCGGCGTCGCGGAGGGCGAGCCGGTGTGGCACATGGAGCGGGTGCTGCTCGCGGACGACGAGCGGGTCGGCCTGGAGAGCACGTACGTGGCGGCCGCCCGGGTACCGCACCTGGACACGGACTTCGCCCCGGACTCCTCCTTCTACGGCTATCTCCGCGAGCGCCTCGGCATCGCCTTCGGCGACGCGGACGAGCGGCTGGAGACGGTCCTGGCGACCCCGCGCGAGGCACTCCTGATCGGCACCCCTCCGGCGCTGCCGATGCTGCTGATCCACCGGCTGTCCCGCGACACGGAGGGCAGACCGCTGGAGAGGGTGCGGTCGCTGTACCGGGGGGACCGGTTCTCGTTCACGACGCACCTGAGAGGCGACGGCTGAGCTGCGCGGGGCCGGGGGAGACAGCCCGGGCGGCCGCCCTGAGCCGGACGACCGCCCGGGGCCGGGCATCGGTCAGCAGCCGCCGCCCGCGTGCCGGGGCACCAGGATGAACGGTGCGCTGTGGATGAAGGTGGCGATCTTGCCCTGCTTGTCACACAGGGTGGCGATGTAGCGGAACACGCGGCACCTGTCGAGGTTGGGCACCGTGATGACGAAGCACTCTTTCTTGACGAACTTCCCCTGGCAGCCGTAGGGCTTCCAGCCGTGGTTCGGGGAGAACGTCTGGTCGGTGATCGACTTGCTCATTTCCTCGTTGGGGGCCGCTTTGCACTCGTCGATGGCGCACAAGTGCAGCGTGTAGGGCAGGCACGAGTTCCCGATGAGGGTGCCTGCGACGGCTTCCACGCAGACCTGGAATTTCGGGGCCGGACCGTTCGTGCACACGTTCGGCTTGGTGGTCGCCACCTCGCTGTCGAGG is part of the Streptomyces roseifaciens genome and encodes:
- a CDS encoding GntR family transcriptional regulator, giving the protein MRAVKHTDDDPPRPLPGAPVRDGIPEHGRIPKYYAVKTQVAALLDSLGEGGPLPTERDLAVRFEVSRETVRQALRELLLEGRLRRSGRGTVVAGPKLEQPLALASYTEGVRRQGRRPGRSLIGLDRFPCPAALAPDVGVAEGEPVWHMERVLLADDERVGLESTYVAAARVPHLDTDFAPDSSFYGYLRERLGIAFGDADERLETVLATPREALLIGTPPALPMLLIHRLSRDTEGRPLERVRSLYRGDRFSFTTHLRGDG
- a CDS encoding DUF5988 family protein encodes the protein MATADKCVLQGGPEGIPEHIVPTAAPGEEVKVPFRGGYEHFRATSRQWDTAEGRLPVYEWVARTEVAE
- a CDS encoding ROK family transcriptional regulator, which codes for MNRSLAPGANLTALRDHNTALVLGLLRDAGPDGASRAELADRTGLTPQAVSKITGRLRVAGLAAEAGRRASTGGKPATALRLLPEAAHAIGVHLERDALTVTLVDLAGAEAATRTSPLDLGAGAEAVLDAIAAEVARVRAGAGGSLLGVLGAGVALPGPLDHRTGVLQRVTGLPQWDGFPLRDALAERLGMPVVVDKDTNAAALGLVLRGCGGHPGPGAAGSFAYLHLGTGLGAGLVLGGEVHRGARTGAGEFGHQVLQLDGPPCRCGNRGCIEVLCLDAVARGDTAEAARLLGTGAANLVRLLDIDLVLLGGGVLLNAPGAYAAGVREVLGGAPPVGVVPAGERTVVEGAAELVLASLFGRGGRDRHRALEEAGLRGPSGLAGPSGLTGPSGPTGPSGPTGS
- a CDS encoding Gfo/Idh/MocA family oxidoreductase; the encoded protein is MNSDGGTPHKNFRVGLIGYGLAGSVFHAPLIAATDGLVLDTVVTGNPDRQRQAAAEHPGVRTVADSEALFARAGELDLVVIASPNRTHVPLARTALEAGLPVVVDKPLAATAAEAEALADLAEERGLLLSAFQNRRWDNDFRTVQRLLADGALGGVLRFESRFERWRPQPKGGWRESGDPAEIGGLLYDLGSHVVDQALTLFGPAASVYAEVDVRRPGAEADDDTFIAVTHTSGVRSHLWVSATTAQLGPRFRVLGSAAGYVKYGLDPQEAALREGLRPGSGRTDWGVEPECLWGRLGAGESPQTGGGDPVPTLPGDYPAYYAAIEAALRTGGEPPVTAREAAATLRVLEAARVSADEGRTVRIEAAR